The following are from one region of the uncultured Hyphomonas sp. genome:
- a CDS encoding VTT domain-containing protein, with the protein MTETQTKSAAPLWRRLWPVYVIAGGLLAGWSIGLFDYLSIDALQDNQAALQDFVASHILAAFAIYIAVYALATLFMVPGALWLTIAGGLLFGLTGGTLATVAGATLGASLLFLAARTAFGNMLRERAGPFLRKMEAGFQESPRAYMFALRLLPIVPFPVANIGPALLGARYPDYALTTAIGIIPGVLAYTWIGSGLGATFAEGDINAAAGNLFPAFAALGVVSLIPLVWKKITGRKVPKIESPPA; encoded by the coding sequence ATGACCGAGACACAGACCAAATCTGCCGCGCCACTCTGGCGGCGCCTCTGGCCCGTCTATGTGATCGCCGGCGGGCTGCTGGCTGGCTGGAGCATCGGCCTGTTCGACTATCTGTCGATTGACGCGCTTCAGGATAATCAGGCGGCGCTTCAGGATTTTGTCGCCTCACACATCCTGGCGGCCTTTGCCATCTACATTGCCGTCTACGCCCTCGCGACACTGTTCATGGTGCCCGGCGCCCTGTGGCTGACGATTGCGGGCGGACTTCTGTTCGGGCTCACCGGCGGAACGCTCGCCACCGTTGCCGGAGCCACCCTTGGGGCGAGCCTCCTGTTCCTCGCAGCGCGAACGGCCTTTGGCAACATGCTGCGGGAACGGGCCGGCCCCTTCCTGCGCAAGATGGAAGCCGGATTCCAAGAGAGCCCGCGCGCTTACATGTTCGCGCTGAGGCTCCTGCCCATCGTGCCATTTCCCGTCGCCAATATCGGCCCGGCGCTGCTTGGCGCGCGCTATCCGGACTACGCCCTGACGACAGCCATCGGGATCATCCCCGGCGTTCTTGCGTATACCTGGATCGGCTCCGGACTTGGGGCAACTTTTGCCGAAGGTGACATCAACGCAGCGGCCGGTAACCTCTTCCCTGCCTTCGCCGCGCTGGGTGTGGTCTCGCTTATCCCGCTGGTCTGGAAGAAAATCACCGGCCGCAAGGTCCCCAAGATCGAAAGCCCACCCGCATGA